GCCCGCACCAGCGCACATCTGGCGCCGCTATGCGATGACCTGACATCTGCGATGATTAGCCTCCGGGGTGAGGAAATGTCCCGCCTGTTCTACGAGAGTCAGGCGGCCGCGGTGGATCGCATCGAGGAAATCCAGAAGCGGGAATCCGTCGACTGCGATTTTCGTCGCCTCGACGGTTATCTGTTTCAGGCGCTCAACACCGACTCGAAGATCATCGAGGACGAGCTGGAGGCGGTCCGCAAGGTCGGTGCACCCGTTCATCGGCTGGTCGGTGTCCCCCTTGCCCATTGCGAGCAGCAGCATGTGTTGCGCTATCCGCGCCAGGCCACCTTTCATCCTCTCAAATACCTTAAAGGTCTTGTCGCCGCTATCGAGGCAAAGGGCGGCAGCTTCCACTCTGACACGGTTGTCGAACGCTTCGAAGAGCGTGACGACGGCAAGGTTGTCGTCACGGCCGGCGGCGGGACTATAACTGCTCGGGCAGCCATCGTGGCCACCAATTCTCCCACCGTCGATCGATTCGCCCTGCACACCAAAATGGCTCCCTATCGCACCTACGCGATGGCCTTTTCGATTCCGAAGGGTGCAATCCCGGACGCCCTGTATTGGGACACGCTCGCCCCCTACCATTATGTACGGTTGCAGCCGGGCGACGGTCGCACCGATTTTCTGATCGTCGGCGGCGGCGACCACAAGAGCGGCGAAGCCGACGACGCCCATGTACGCTTTCAAGCTCTCGAAGCTTGGACGCGCAATCTCATTCCAGCGGTGAAAGACGTCACCCATCGCTGGTCGGGACAGGTCCTCGACACCATCGATTACGCTGGCTTCATCGGCAGGAATCCGGGAAGCAATAATATCTACGTCCATACCGGCGATTCCGGCCAGGGTATGACCCACGGCGTGGTGGGCGCCATGATCAATTCGGCGCTGATTCTCGGACGAGAGGCCAGATGGGCCGAAGTTTATGAGCCCTCGCGCAAGACGCTCGCCGGGATGAGCAACTTCTTGAGGGAGAATATGACCGCGGTAAAGGACTTTGCCGAGTATCTCGCGCCCGGCGAGTTGAGTGACGTCAGCGATCTGAAAGCCGGACACGGCGCCGTCATCCGGCAAGGTATGAGCAAGATCGCCGCCTATCGTGATCCTTCCGGCCAACTATATGCGCGCTCTGCCGCCTGCACGCATGTGGGCTGCCACCTGCACTGGAATTCCTTCGAGACGTGTTGGGATTGCCCCTGTCACGGATCTCATTTTGCCATCGACGGCACGCCGCTCAATGCCCCCGCCATCGGGCCTCTGGCCGAGGCGGACATCAAGACGCGCTCCGGGGAATACGCCGGCGAAGATCAAGACGGCGGACGGCAGACTGCACTCCATTCGGAAACCTGAATCGCCTCAACCATTACGGCACACACCACCGGCGACGTTCGAGCACTCCGTGCTCTCTTGGAGAACCGAAAATGCTGCATTATCCCTGTCCTCCCTTCCCGAGCCAGCACCAGCGCATGCCCGGCAAGACTGCCGCAATGAAACCGGCGCCCGATCACGGCGAGAAATCCTACAAGGGCAGCGGCCGCCTCAACGGCAAGAAGGCCATCATCACCGGTGGTGATAGCGGAATCGGCCGAGCAGTGGCCATCGCCTATGCCAGGGAGGGTGCCGACGTTCTGATCTCCTATCTTGACGAGCACGACGACGCCCGGGAGACCGAGCGTTTGGTGAAGGAAGCCGGCCGAAA
This portion of the Bradyrhizobium sp. AZCC 2262 genome encodes:
- a CDS encoding FAD-dependent oxidoreductase, whose translation is MDDIVDRRSKSLWMNVAVAPSATALQGDRECDVVIVGAGIAGISTAYELVIEGSHVVVLDRGKIAGGITARTSAHLAPLCDDLTSAMISLRGEEMSRLFYESQAAAVDRIEEIQKRESVDCDFRRLDGYLFQALNTDSKIIEDELEAVRKVGAPVHRLVGVPLAHCEQQHVLRYPRQATFHPLKYLKGLVAAIEAKGGSFHSDTVVERFEERDDGKVVVTAGGGTITARAAIVATNSPTVDRFALHTKMAPYRTYAMAFSIPKGAIPDALYWDTLAPYHYVRLQPGDGRTDFLIVGGGDHKSGEADDAHVRFQALEAWTRNLIPAVKDVTHRWSGQVLDTIDYAGFIGRNPGSNNIYVHTGDSGQGMTHGVVGAMINSALILGREARWAEVYEPSRKTLAGMSNFLRENMTAVKDFAEYLAPGELSDVSDLKAGHGAVIRQGMSKIAAYRDPSGQLYARSAACTHVGCHLHWNSFETCWDCPCHGSHFAIDGTPLNAPAIGPLAEADIKTRSGEYAGEDQDGGRQTALHSET